In Erigeron canadensis isolate Cc75 chromosome 7, C_canadensis_v1, whole genome shotgun sequence, one DNA window encodes the following:
- the LOC122607624 gene encoding uncharacterized protein LOC122607624 yields MEPLKTEKKVDEIKRSSKEADQKKLKKKKMMKKRSVVISLRKMSCFRSPDYGFPTIDEVDKNGNVDMTSSASNVKKTHLVVMVNGLIGSAHNWRFAAKQFLKNYPEDVIVHSSERNSSLLTFNGVDVMGNRLANEVMSVIKRHPDLQKISFIGHSLGGLIARYAIAKLYTQDSTTNNQSPEHVSSEIRIGGLVPINFITIATPHLGTGGHRQVPMFGGSNTVEKVAHHISWVLGRTGRHLFLADNKAHGQPPLLLQMVNDSEDLKFLSALQSFKRHVVYANAHFDHIVGWSTSSIRRRNELPQRKLLVRSDKYPHIIKGDLDTTSSIKQASSIEVKVNSFKTASASMEEEMIRGLTKINWERVDVSFKGSKQRYFAHNTIQVNTPWLNSDGADIIQHIVDNFHM; encoded by the exons atggaacCATTAAAAACTGAGAAAAAAGTTGATGAAATCAAAAGATCATCAAAAGAAGCTGATCAaaaaaagctaaagaagaaaaagatgatgaagaagagatcaGTAGTGATAAGTTTGAGGAAAATGAGTTGTTTTCGGTCACCGGATTATGGGTTTCCGACCATAGATGAAGTTGACAAAAATGGCAACGTTGACATGACGTCATCAGCTTCTAATGTCAAGAAGACCCATCTTGTTGTTATGGTTAATGGACTGATCGgcag TGCTCATAATTGGAGATTTGCTGCAAAACAGTTCTTGAAGAATTACCCCGAGGATGTTATCGTTCACT CCAGTGAACGCAACTCTTCGCTATTGACATTTAATGGTGTTGATGTGATGGGAAACAGACTAGCAAATGAG GTGATGTCCGTTATAAAGCGCCATCCTGATCTTCAAAAGATTTCTTTTATAGGTCACTCACTTGGTGGCCTGATAGCAAGATATGCTATTGCTAAGCTGTACACACAAGATTCTACAACAAATAATCAATCGCCTGAACATGTCTCTAGTGAAATTAGAATCGGTGGATTAGTTCCTATAAACTTTATTACCATTGCCACTCCACATTTAGGTACAGGAGGACATCGACAA GTCCCAATGTTTGGCGGATCTAACACTGTTGAGAAAGTGGCTCACCATATATCATGGGTTCTTGGAAGAACAGGGAGACATTTATTTTTGGCTGATAATAAAGCTCATGGACAACCTCCTCTATTGCTTCAGATGGTTAATGATAGCGAGGacttaaagttttt GTCTGCATTACAGTCCTTCAAACGCCATGTTGTCTACGCAAATGCTCACTTTGACC ATATTGTGGGATGGAGCACATCATCTATTAGACGCCGAAATGAGCTACCCCAG CGTAAACTTCTTGTAAGAAGTGATAAATACCCTCATATTATAAAGGGAGACCTGGATACAACAAGTAGCATTAAACAAGCAAGTTCGATAGAAGTTAAAGTAAATAGTTTCAAGACAGCCAGTGCATCCATGGAAG AAGAAATGATCAGAGGCTTAACTAAAATAAATTGGGAAAGAGTAGATGTTAGCTTCAAAGGAAGTAAACAAAGATACTTTGCCCACAACACAATCCAG GTAAACACTCCCTGGCTGAATTCTGATGGTGCCGACATTATTCAACATATCGTTGACAACTTTCATATGTGA
- the LOC122609157 gene encoding uncharacterized protein LOC122609157: protein MVNIEDVKHAVWSCRSDKSPGPDGFTFGFTKRLQLGIHYFASYTKIDHPIIVSDYRPISLIGIQYKIIAKILTTRLAKVIRSIVSSEQSAFTKGRQILDGSLVLSEVINWCSQHKKKLLLFKIDFEKAYDSIAWEYLFTIMKNMGFSDKSARTSVHVNGKEFSLNRGLRQGDPMAPFLFIIAMEGLKINFHKSSMFGIGVPKTEVASVTERMRCKPETLPFSYLGVPIGASMSRIKNWSVILALASKEVGGLGIGSLHALNLTWLCFTNGDGELSSNDALWVKVIIAIHGHECLNSFSQKGRGLWASICSDFIEVHALHSVPASVIIRRLGNGNSVSFWRDLWVGNEALSGKFPRLYALELNKQAHVSERWGNGLWTWSWRRDIRDGTEALQLIDLTALLQNVQLVDRQDSWAWNFPGEVTFSVRQFRLFLSVLFSPVSHLRCIGIICPLKR, encoded by the exons ATGGTAAATATAGAGGACGTAAAACATGCTGTATGGAGTTGTAGGAGCGATAAATCACCTGGACCGGATGGTTTTACATTCGGGTTTACAAAACG GTTGCAACTCGGCATTCATTACTTTGCTTCCTATACTAAGATTGACCACCCGATTATCGTTTctgattatagaccgattagTCTCATTGGTATTCAATATAAGATTATTGCAAAGATTTTAACCACTCGTTTAGCCAAGGTGATCAGATCTATTGTTAGCTCAGAACAATCGGCTTTCACTAAAGGTCGCCAAATACTTGATGGTTCACTTGTTTTAAGCGAGGTGATTAATTGGTGTTCGCAGCACAAAAAGAAACTTCTTCTGTTTAAGATTGATTTTGAGAAAGCGTATGATTCTATCGCATGGGAATATCTTTTTACTATTATGAAAAATATGGGATTTAGCGACAAGTCGGCCAGGACCTCTGTCCATGTGAATGGCAAGGAATTTTCATTGAACAGGGGACTTCGTCAGGGTGATCCCATGGCCCCATTCTTGTTCATAATTGCAATGGAAG GTTTGAAGATTAATTTTCACAAATCATCAATGTTTGGCATCGGCGTGCCTAAGACAGAGGTTGCTTCCGTTACTGAAAGGATGAGATGTAAACCAGAAACGCTTCCATTCTCTTATCTTGGAGTGCCAATCGGAGCTTCTATGTCAAGAATTAAAAATTGGTCTGTTATT TTAGCATTGGCTTCCAAAGAGGTTGGAGGCTTGGGTATTGGAAGTTTGCATGCACTTAACTTAACTTGGCTTTGCTTTACAAATGGAGATGGAGAGCTTTCATCTAATGATGCTTTATGGGTTAAAGTAATTATTGCTATTCACGGCCATGAATGTCTTAACAGTTTCAGTCAAAAAGGTCGTGGTTTATGGGCATCAATTTGCTCAGATTTCATCGAGGTTCACGCGTTGCATTCTGTCCCTGCAAGTGTTATTATCAGGAGGTTAGGAAACGGAAATTCAGTGAGTTTTTGGCGGGACCTTTGGGTAGGAAATGAAGCTCTATCTGGCAAATTCCCACGTCTTTATGCATTGGAACTAAACAAACAAGCCCATGTTAGTGAGAGATGGGGAAACGGTTTATGGACGTGGTCTTGGCGTAGGGATATTCGAGATGGGACAGAAGCTTTGCAACTTATTGATTTGACAGCTCTACTTCAGAATGTGCAGTTGGTGGATCGTCAAGATTCTTGGGCATGGAACTTTCCAGGTGAGGTTACTTTTTCGGTTCGTCAATTCCGATTATTCTTGAGTGTGCTCTTCTCCCCTGTGAGCCATCTAAGATGTATTGGAATCATTTGCCCCCTAAAAAGGTGA